In Cutaneotrichosporon cavernicola HIS019 DNA, chromosome: 1, one DNA window encodes the following:
- a CDS encoding uncharacterized protein (Carbohydrate/starch-binding module (family 21)), protein MPYTAPASPVPDFTSAKLVGAYPTPPPSPLLDELAPGHSPDPQVFARTLKPPRRTPSLPTLRPTSPCRALRRAPSAPSLRLTSKGFRLTTPPGILAVLGGVRVLRVDTASVLDRMPYSPSQAFTTFSARASSATGAVDTERVVAPTSADAKGVDSGVQSESALDTAAVTPVIAPAQVSGKTAKRSVPAPIRVHPPTPTRDQLPPETPPPFAVTPMADLSDSAASSSHTSPYTSPNGSSSSVPTTSSLGITIHTSVLPEVRSPRRAPVEPITSNINRRSRRPRLFGFTGIDHPTAQGSPVTSPESVNTMGAIPRRTVPQRTKSETSIYTLGHASAHQKEPKEPHEPIIHSRPRRDTGLRLDLKGIVAEPVHRTPVSASVIPHRIVRKKSGEAVRSALKPSGPLHPNGTPKTDEKSRAMWESRSCPTTPSFRKNVHFDSQLERVKLFLQDQKPQVVSRQGSPDYSDFESQDESEPEKVLEIKLPNFPTTHPLEADMYLESLFLNDNRDGLRGVIVVRNYSFQKLVAVRFTFDWWHTTSEVSASYQDSIRGGTFDRFTFNIKLGDILERIEEKTLFLCVRYNSDGRELWDSNGGENYQILFDRLNKVAPRSVANRTRNMPKGMRRSRNAWSSTSSNPCGMADLRARLNRLTAEEEALTAPIPRSSKPRFSSPSRGSPHMSPRKLRPSGPATPDAVELPANLGTRYDFGSALKSSHKQSPTIRSRELQPDRHGSGDFYYPIPAFLHGAGPSSPLAGGDSPSSPASPLPFNGVGSPLAGPGTTLPALGGGHSSSTSSLSSVNSIIPTPADSPASVRSKVVVEAPQESPSPSPSPLSTDSPMSPLDVLPWMKSGDDDLSRSSYSTFIEQFCWGGASTNLTLEPSSSTADIRRIHSTSALDSFGAGPDLTPRSYTPTASLSRSTSATEVSSNTATPLFSCASPPTREDLERVDSAIRSLSSSLQSTPVEGSPVIGAAPMTRIPSGNTVLAI, encoded by the coding sequence ATGCCCTATACAGCCCCCGCATCTCCCGTTCCCGACTTCACCTCCGCAAAACTGGTAGGCGCGTACCCAACACCCCCGCCGAGTCCCCTCCTGGACGAGTTGGCGCCTGGCCATTCTCCAGATCCCCAAGTATTCGCCAGGACTCTCAAGCCGCCCCGGCGcacaccttccctccccacccTGCGTCCAACCTCCCCGTGCAGGGCATTGCGCCGCGCACCATCGGCGCCCTCTCTCCGCCTCACATCAAAAGGTTTCCGCCTCACGACCCCGCCGGGCATCCTTGCCGTTCTTGGCGGCGTGCGTGTTCTCCGTGTCGACACCGCAAGTGTCTTGGATAGGATGCCCTACTCTCCATCCCAGGCGTTCACCACCTTTTCGGCGCGGGCAAGTAGCGCCACCGGGGCTGTTGACACGGAGCGCGTCGTTGCTCCAACGTCTGCCGACGCGAAGGGTGTCGACTCGGGTGTCCAGTCTGAGTCGGCCCTCGATACAGCCGCAGTCACTCCGGTCATTGCGCCCGCACAGGTTTCGGGAAAGACGGCCAAGCGCTCCGTACCGGCCCCGATTCGCGTACATCCCCCTACGCCCACTCGCGACCAGCTACCCCCAGAGACTCCGCCGCCCTTCGCAGTCACTCCCATGGCCGATCTCTCCgactcggccgcgagctcTTCTCACACGTCTCCATATACATCGCCTAATGGGTCCTCTTCTTCTGTCCCCACCACTTCCTCGCTGGGCATCACGATACATACCAGCGTTCTTCCAGAAGTTCGATCTCcccgtcgagcgcctgtCGAACCAATTACTAGCAACATCAACCGCCGGTCCCGTCGCCCACGCCTCTTCGGCTTCACTGGAATTGATCATCCTACTGCGCAAGGTAGCCCGGTGACTTCCCCAGAATCCGTGAACACTATGGGTGCCATTCCACGCCGCACCGTTCCGCAGCGGACCAAGAGCGAAACCTCTATCTACACTCTTGGCCACGCCAGTGCGCACCAGAAGGAGCCAAAGGAGCCCCACGAGCCGATTATTCATTCCAGACCTCGGCGCGACACTGGCCTCAggctcgacctcaagggTATTGTGGCAGAGCCCGTGCACCGCACGCCTGTTTCCGCAAGTGTCATTCCTCATCGGATAGTGCGCAAGAAGAGTGGCGAGGCTGTCCGCTCTGCGCTGAAGCCGTCTGGTCCGCTTCATCCCAATGGCACGCCCAAGACGGACGAGAAATCAAGAGCGATGTGGGAGTCGAGATCATGCCCTACCACGCCCAGCTTCCGCAAGAATGTCCACTTTGACAGCCAGCTTGAGCGGGTCAAGCTCTTCCTCCAGGACCAGAAGCCCCAGGTCGTATCGCGCCAGGGATCACCCGATTACTCGGATTTCGAATCTCAGGATGAGAGCGAGCCGGAGAAGGTTCTCGAGATCAAGCTCCCTAACTTCCCAACCACGCACCCGTTGGAGGCGGACATGTACCTCGAGTCGCTCTTCCTCAACGACAACCGGGACGGCCTGCGCGGTGTCATTGTTGTGCGCAACTACTCGTTCCAGAAGTTGGTAGCTGTGCGCTTCACGTTCGACTGGTGGCACACCACCTCTGAGGTCTCGGCTTCGTACCAGGACAGCATCCGCGGTGGCACCTTTGACCGTTTCACTTTCAACATCAAGCTTGgcgacatcctcgagaggatcgaggagaagacACTCTTCCTCTGTGTGCGCTACAACTCGGACGGCAGAGAGCTTTGGGACTCTAACGGTGGCGAGAATTACCAAATCCTCTTCGATCGCCTGAACAAGGTCGCGCCTAGATCCGTCGCGAACCGTACCAGAAACATGCCCAAGGGCATGCGGAGAAGCCGTAATGCgtggagctcgacgtcgtccaaCCCTTGTGGTATGGCCGACCTGCGGGCTAGACTCAATCGTCTCACtgccgaggaagaagcCCTCACCGCCCCGATTCCACGCTCCTCCAAGCCTCgcttctcgtcgccctcgcgcggATCGCCACACATGTCTCCTCGTAAGCTTCGCCCGTCTGGGCCTGCGACGCCCGATGCTGTCGAACTTCCTGCCAACCTGGGAACGCGCTACGACTTCGGCTCCGCCCTCAAGTCCAGCCACAAGCAGTCCCCGACCATTCGCAGCCGCGAGCTCCAGCCTGACCGGCATGGTTCTGGCGACTTTTACTATCCGATTCCTGCGTTCCTCCACGGTGCTGGCCCGTCCTCACCGCTGGCTGGCGGCGActcgccttcctcacctgcttctcctcttcctttCAACGGTGTTGGATCTCCTCTCGCCGGGCCTGGAACTACTCTTCCCGCGCTCGGTGGCGGCCACTCTTCGTCAACTTCATCGCTGTCCTCGGTCAACAGCATCATTCCGACGCCTGCGGACTCACCAGCGTCTGTCCGCTccaaggtcgtcgtcgaggcgccTCAGGAgtcaccttccccctcgccgtcgccgctgtCGACCGACTCTCCGATGTCCCCTCTCGACGTTCTCCCGTGGATGAAGTCTGGGGACGACGACTTGTCGCGGTCGTCTTACTCGACCTTCATTGAGCAGTTTTGCTGGGGTGGCGCGTCGACCAATTTGACGCTCGagccctcgtcgagcacTGCTGACATCCGCCGCATTCATTCGACGTCCGCACTTGACTCGTTTGGCGCGGGCCCCGATCTCACGCCCCGGTCGTACACTCCGACTGCGAGTCTTAGCCGCAGTACAAGTGCAACCGAGGTCTCGAGCAATACTGCCACTCCTCTGTTCTcgtgcgcgtcgccgcccacgcgtgaggacctcgagcgcgtcgacagcgCCATTCGTTCCCTTTCCAGCTCGCTCCAGAGCACACCCGTCGAGGGATCGCCAGTCATCGGGGCAGCCCCCATGACTCGCATTCCCAGCGGCAACACCGTGCTTGCGATTTAA